A window of the Fusarium poae strain DAOMC 252244 chromosome 3, whole genome shotgun sequence genome harbors these coding sequences:
- a CDS encoding hypothetical protein (BUSCO:51188at5125): protein MAPKLTEDEIDDLIYFSRAGEQGDLIESIKALAERENASPAEIVAAAQDASNKSTCLHMATGNGHLEIVRQLIQYFENRPKEQKQAFLDEANEAGNTGLHWAALGGHLDVIKLLLEQGASPALANEQNYVPLDLAYFNHKNDVAEYFLSTAKKLEDANQEEGGLEAAVGSVEIEEEGDKSEEKKETL from the exons ATGGCCCCCAAACTCACAGAGGACGAGATCGATGATCTCATTTACTTTTCCCGAGCAGGAGAGCAGGGGGACCTGATAGAGTCTATCAAGGCTCTGGCTGAGCGAGAGAACGCCAGCCCTGCTGAGATTGTTGCAGCTGCTCAAGATGCTTCCAACAAGTCTACATGCTTGCATATGGCAACGGGAAATGGTCATCTAG AAATCGTCCGCCAGCTCATCCAATACTTCGAGAACCGACCAAAGGAGCAGAAGCAAGCCTTCTTGGATGAGGCAAACGAAGCCGGAAACACTGGTCTTCACTGGGCGGCTCTAGGCGGCCATCTCGACGTCATCAAGTTGCTCCTGGAGCAGGGTGCTTCTCCCGCGCTTGCAAACGAGCAGAACTACGTTCCTCTGGACCTGGCCTACTTCAACCACAAGAACGATGTGGCTGAGTACTTCTTGTCAACTGCTAAGAAGCTTGAGGACGCgaaccaagaagaaggtggCCTGGAAGCTGCCGTTGGATCTGTTGAGATTGAGGAGGAAGGTGACAAGagtgaggagaagaaggagactTTGTAG